The stretch of DNA AAGGCAACGGCGGTACGGGGGGTAGGCAGACCCGCCGCCGCGAGTCGCGCATTGGTCGCCAGCTTGTCGCCGCATAGTTCTATGACGTGGCTGGGATTGACCACGCGTACGCCGAGGCCTTCCAGCGCCCGCGTGACGGCATGACCGCGAGACTGCGAAACACAGCGTTCCAGCGCCACTTTCCACGGCACGGCGGCACGTCCTGCATCGTCAAACGTGACCGTGAGTTGCGGCGCGTACACCTTGTCATACGCAACGCCGAGGCCGTCAAGGGCCTCAAATAACATTTTTTCGTCGGGGCGAATGCGGTCATAAATAATGGCAAGATCGGCCATAGGAAACCTCCAGCTTTAAGACTCATCAACACAAAAAAGACGGCCACGCTGCATTCGGTTCAGGACACCCACAGCGGGCATTCCTTCCAACCTGCGCGTCACCGTCCCAAAAGCAGTAAAAAGAGCGTCAGCAGCGGCAACAGCTTGAGCCGCCTGCCGACGCCCCAGACTCACTCGCCCCAGTCCTCAGCTTCCTGCGGGGCCTGCGCCAGCCGGGGCGGGTCAACAGAAACCACTTCGTATTCCACGCCTGTTTCATCATCTATCACGAGTTCGCCCAGTTCTGGGTTGGTCAGTTCGATCATGGCACCCGTTTCTGGGTTTTCAAATTGAATGGTAGTCATGTCTATCTCCTTACGGATGCTAGGTTAGCGCAGCTTAAGCTTTGCAAACGATGTTGCCTAGACCAATTAGAGCGGTGATGCTTCTTCCGGCTCGTCGCTCTCGAACGCCAGTTCTATACGGGCGCGGCAGTGTGGGCAATCCACGACACTGACCACTTCGCCGTCCATCCCTTCGATCACAGGGGCGGCGGCCAACATGTCCTCGGTCACGTCAAATTCCTCGCCGCAGTTGGGGCAGGTGGTCAGCACTCCCAGCAACTCCAGTTCAAAATCCTCGCCTTCGCCGTTGCGCGTGACTTCCATTTCGGCGTTGCACGAATCGCAGACAATCACGTCTCCGACCTCCAACTGGGCACGGTCTTGGTCGTCAAGTTCCAGAATCTCTTCGCAAACGGGGCATTCCACTTCCAATGTTGCCATGCTGCCCAGTTTACGGGGCAATGGGGCTGGGCTGTTCTTGCGCCTGCCCTTCACCTGGATTGTGCTCACCGGGACTGCGCTCACCCGGAAAGCGCCCATGCTTTTTGAAGAAGGCCAGAATGCTGCCCTCGGCCAAGGCTTCGCGCAGGAATTCGGGGGCGGGCGGCAACTGGAACACATCTGCGCCGCGTGTCAGGCGACCCGTCGCCATGTCCAGCGACACTTCATCGCCGTCGTTCAGGCTGCCAGTCAGGTCTGCCTCAAAGGCGGGAATGCCCAGATTCAGCAGGTTGCGGTAATGAATGCGGGCAAAGCTGGGGGCGATGATGCCGCCCACCTGCAACTTTTTCAGGGCGGCGGGAGCATATTCGCGGCTGCTGCCCAGGCCCCAATTTTTGCCCCCGATTAGCAGATCACCGGGCCGCACCTCGGCGGCAAATTCGGGCCGGATGTAATGAAACGCAAACGTCTGAAAGACGTCCTCGCCTGCCATAAAGGGAGCAAACTTGCCGGGCAAGATGTCGTCGGTATTCACGCTGTCGCCAAATTTCCAGATTCGTGGCATAGGTTTCCTTATCGTGTTTGAGCAAAGCTCTGAAGAATTAGAGCATGGCTTTTTCGTTGAGGCGGTAGCTCCCGCATGCATGCAGAACCACATCAACCGCCCGCGTGAACCCGTGAGGCACTTGGACACGAAACCAAATCAAGCCCATGCCGATCTCGTCCCGCTTGACAGCTACGACGAGTTTGCCCACAGGCCATTCATACCAAGTGTCTTCTTCATCTGTTCCGATCAAGCCACCCTCGAAGGCGGATTGAATCCCGGCATCTAGTTCTACGTCGCCAACATTTGCCAGCAATTGTAGACATGGAATGAAGTTGCTGTCAGCTATAAGGGCGGTTTGACTCTTCAAGCGCCCGCCACTGCCAACACATCCTCCGGCAACGCGATTCTTCCCATCACTGCCGTCGCCGCCGCCACTGCCGGACTCGCCAGATACACCTTGGCGTCCTTGTCGCCCATGCGCCCGATGAAGTTGCGGTTGCTGGTGGAAACACAAACTTCGCCGGGGGCCAGCACGCCCTGATGACGGCCCATGCAGGGGCCACAGCCGGGGGTTCCCAGTGCCGCGCCCGCCCGTTGCAGGGTCAGCAGTGTGCCGTCTTCCATCGCCTGTTCCATGACTTGACTGCTGGCCGGAATAATCAGCAGGCGCGTGCCGGGGGCGACTTTGCGGCCTTTCAGCACGGCGGCGGCCTCGCGCAGGTCTTCTATGCGGCCATTGGTGCAGGTGCCGATAAACACCTGATCCACGTGCATGCCGCGCAGTTCGGCGCTCAGGGCGGCCACGTCATGCACGTTGTCTACCTCGTTCGGGGCGCTCATGCGGGGGCGCAGGGCGTCCAAGTCCAGCACCACTTCGCGCACGTAGTTGGCCCCCGGTTGCGGGTAGACCCATTCGGGGATGTCGTAGCCGTAGCCCGTCAGGATTTCACCGCCCGGCACCACCAAGCCCGCTTTCGCACCCGCCTCCACGCACAGGTTCGCCAGCGTCATGCGTTCGCCGCGTGAGAAGCGGTCTCCAGCGTGCATCTCCACACTCTGATAGGTGGCTCCGTCTGCGCCCAGCACCCGGATCATTTCCAGCGCGGCGTCTTTGGCACTCACGCCGGGCTGAAGGTTGCCCGTAAACGTGACCTTGACGCTCTCCGGCACGCGCAGCCACGTCTTGCCACTCGCGGCGGCCAGCGCGATGTCGGTGGCGCCCATGCCTGTGCCAAAGGCCGCCACCGCGCCGTAAGTCGTGGAATGGCTGTCAGACCCCAGCACGATCCAGCCGGGGCGGGCCAGGCCTTCTTCCATCAGGACTTGGTGGCAGATGCCGCGCCCCACGTCAAAGAGCCGCACACCCGTCGCGGCGGCGTACTCGCGGGCTTCCTTCTGGGCCTGCGCCACACTGACGGTAGACGCCGGGGCCACATGGTCAATGACGATAGACACGCGCTCCGGGTACTTGGGCACGGCCTCCAGGTCGCGCTGCATCCGCTCGATAAAGCTCTGGGCGATAGAGTCCACCACCATCACCTGATCCACCTCTACGACGGCCAAATCTCCGGCATATACAGGTTTCCCGCCGCGCACCGACAGAATGCGTTCGGCCATCGTTTGAGGCTGGGGGGCGGGGACGGTCATGGTTGAATCTCCGAAGGGCAACGGGACGACAAAGGCATGGCTGCATTTTCGCGCAAATGGCGGCGGGCGGCGTGAGCTTGACTGGAATTGAGCCAAGGAGGTTGGCGTTTGAAAGGTTGGTTAGCCTCAGCTTTTGGGTAATCGCGCACGCATCAGTTTGCCGACTGCGTTTCTAGGCAGGGCCGGAAGAAACGTGATCTG from Deinococcus sp. QL22 encodes:
- a CDS encoding 3-isopropylmalate dehydratase large subunit, with product MTVPAPQPQTMAERILSVRGGKPVYAGDLAVVEVDQVMVVDSIAQSFIERMQRDLEAVPKYPERVSIVIDHVAPASTVSVAQAQKEAREYAAATGVRLFDVGRGICHQVLMEEGLARPGWIVLGSDSHSTTYGAVAAFGTGMGATDIALAAASGKTWLRVPESVKVTFTGNLQPGVSAKDAALEMIRVLGADGATYQSVEMHAGDRFSRGERMTLANLCVEAGAKAGLVVPGGEILTGYGYDIPEWVYPQPGANYVREVVLDLDALRPRMSAPNEVDNVHDVAALSAELRGMHVDQVFIGTCTNGRIEDLREAAAVLKGRKVAPGTRLLIIPASSQVMEQAMEDGTLLTLQRAGAALGTPGCGPCMGRHQGVLAPGEVCVSTSNRNFIGRMGDKDAKVYLASPAVAAATAVMGRIALPEDVLAVAGA
- a CDS encoding homoaconitate hydratase (catalyzes the formation of homoisocitrate from cis-homoaconitate); amino-acid sequence: MPRIWKFGDSVNTDDILPGKFAPFMAGEDVFQTFAFHYIRPEFAAEVRPGDLLIGGKNWGLGSSREYAPAALKKLQVGGIIAPSFARIHYRNLLNLGIPAFEADLTGSLNDGDEVSLDMATGRLTRGADVFQLPPAPEFLREALAEGSILAFFKKHGRFPGERSPGEHNPGEGQAQEQPSPIAP
- the lysW gene encoding lysine biosynthesis protein LysW, with product MTTIQFENPETGAMIELTNPELGELVIDDETGVEYEVVSVDPPRLAQAPQEAEDWGE